From one Nocardioides yefusunii genomic stretch:
- a CDS encoding NUDIX domain-containing protein encodes MTSQPRGPLPQHQRVAAYAVIRRVLDGGQDEILLSRIAERIYPGRLWTLPGGGLDHGEDPRDAVVREVYEETSLSVVVGDQPRVYSAFLPGVRREGRLVDSHALRIVYEGWVPKDSLTPRVVEIDGSTVEAAWHPLSAVLDGEIQVVQMVTDALSDLGATRVQRLAAYALVRRGEGDDAEVLLSRISARGFHSGAWTLPGGGVEHGEAPADAVVREVREECGLEASVGELLDVHDVHFTGTAPSGRLEDFHGVHLLFAAHVAPDAEPHVVETDGTTDAVAFVRVRDVVTGVVPTTDMVRRALAGTEHRDAAMADAEAQS; translated from the coding sequence ATGACCAGTCAGCCCCGAGGACCTCTGCCGCAGCACCAGCGCGTCGCTGCCTACGCGGTGATCCGTCGGGTCCTGGACGGTGGTCAGGACGAGATCCTGTTGTCTCGGATCGCCGAGCGGATCTACCCCGGACGTCTCTGGACGTTGCCGGGAGGCGGACTCGACCACGGCGAGGACCCGCGCGACGCCGTCGTGCGTGAGGTGTACGAGGAGACGTCGTTGAGCGTCGTCGTCGGGGACCAGCCGCGGGTCTACTCCGCGTTCCTGCCCGGCGTGCGCCGCGAGGGGCGCCTCGTCGACTCCCATGCGCTCCGCATCGTCTACGAGGGCTGGGTCCCCAAGGACTCGCTCACCCCGCGCGTGGTCGAGATCGACGGCTCCACCGTCGAGGCTGCCTGGCACCCGCTCTCCGCAGTCCTCGACGGCGAGATCCAGGTGGTGCAGATGGTCACCGACGCACTCAGCGACCTCGGCGCCACTCGGGTCCAGCGGCTCGCGGCCTACGCGTTGGTGCGCCGCGGCGAGGGCGACGACGCCGAGGTGCTGCTCTCACGGATCTCCGCGCGTGGCTTCCACTCCGGCGCCTGGACGTTGCCCGGTGGCGGCGTCGAGCACGGGGAGGCACCCGCCGACGCCGTGGTCCGTGAGGTCCGCGAGGAGTGCGGTCTGGAAGCTAGCGTGGGAGAACTGCTCGACGTCCACGACGTCCACTTCACCGGCACCGCTCCGTCGGGCCGCCTGGAGGACTTCCACGGCGTCCACCTGCTGTTCGCCGCCCACGTCGCCCCTGACGCCGAGCCGCACGTCGTCGAGACCGACGGGACCACCGACGCGGTGGCCTTCGTCCGGGTCCGCGACGTCGTCACCGGTGTCGTGCCCACCACCGACATGGTGCGTCGAGCCCTCGCGGGCACTGAGCACCGAGACGCCGCGATGGCGGACGCCGAAGCACAGTCGTGA
- a CDS encoding acyltransferase family protein: MSKLRDPWLDNAKFWLVALVVVGHSLLIAPPGEFRGHVYDFIYQFHMPAFVLVSGYLSRSFAWTRRHLTALVTTMVVPYLVFEAAMALWRNHLGLVKSMDSLEPLWLQPHWPMWFLAVLLMWRLATPVLKAHWMWVPASVAISLVGGSWEVDVLDVSRFLGLMPFFVIGLHLRPVALTHLRRRWTPLLGLAAMGWLWTLAATTDDRWDTHQWFYYRSSYETLGVSFTHGVEMRFQVLLVGLLGTFAFLSLVPRTRSALTAMGAGSMVIYLFHGFVVQWAQAHAWRERLPEGELAGVWTVIVGALLLTLLLGWSPVRERLALLADPVSGVKRVRAAVATRAVARAATVPPAPEAAHSEGPTPD; the protein is encoded by the coding sequence ATGTCCAAGCTCCGTGATCCGTGGCTCGACAACGCCAAGTTCTGGCTCGTCGCCCTCGTCGTCGTCGGCCACAGTCTGCTGATCGCCCCACCCGGCGAGTTCCGCGGCCACGTCTACGACTTCATCTACCAGTTCCACATGCCCGCCTTCGTGCTCGTCAGCGGGTACCTCTCGCGCAGCTTCGCCTGGACCCGACGGCACCTCACGGCGCTGGTCACCACGATGGTGGTGCCCTACCTGGTCTTCGAGGCGGCGATGGCGCTGTGGCGCAACCACCTCGGCCTGGTGAAGTCGATGGACTCCCTGGAACCGTTGTGGCTGCAACCGCACTGGCCGATGTGGTTCCTGGCGGTGCTGCTGATGTGGCGCCTCGCCACCCCCGTGCTCAAGGCGCACTGGATGTGGGTGCCGGCCTCGGTGGCGATCAGCCTCGTGGGAGGTTCGTGGGAGGTCGACGTCCTCGACGTCAGCCGTTTCCTGGGCCTGATGCCGTTCTTCGTGATCGGCCTCCACCTGCGACCGGTCGCGCTGACGCACCTCCGTCGCCGCTGGACTCCGCTGCTGGGCCTGGCCGCGATGGGATGGCTGTGGACGCTGGCCGCCACCACCGATGACCGCTGGGACACCCACCAGTGGTTCTACTACCGCTCCTCCTACGAGACCCTCGGCGTCTCGTTCACCCACGGCGTCGAGATGCGTTTCCAGGTGCTGCTGGTGGGTCTGCTGGGCACGTTCGCGTTCCTGTCGCTGGTACCGCGCACCCGCTCGGCCCTGACCGCGATGGGCGCCGGGTCGATGGTGATCTACCTGTTCCACGGCTTCGTCGTGCAGTGGGCCCAGGCTCACGCATGGCGCGAGAGGCTGCCCGAGGGTGAACTCGCTGGCGTCTGGACGGTGATCGTCGGGGCGCTGCTGCTGACCCTGCTGCTGGGCTGGTCGCCGGTCCGTGAACGTCTCGCGCTGCTCGCCGACCCGGTCTCCGGCGTCAAGCGTGTGCGGGCGGCAGTGGCGACCCGTGCCGTCGCTCGGGCTGCCACGGTTCCACCTGCTCCTGAGGCTGCTCACTCCGAGGGCCCCACACCGGACTGA
- a CDS encoding lysophospholipid acyltransferase family protein: MGEATYRAATTLGRALVRALDVDLRFEGLDNLPASGPAVIASTHVSYLDMWPLGLAARERGRFPRFLARHDVWQPVVGRAMTAMGHVPVDRAAPAAALLQARRLLEAGETVVVFPEAGISYSHTVRDLMRGTAALARDTGAPVVPAALWGVQRIYSVGRPEGGVLGGKEPGPDLTRGRCIDVVLGSPMPAVSPEAQREDLTAWTVGLGHRLTGMLEGLQLLERHRPAPGEHAPWYPAHLGGHAPDRDEARAWDNVPRHAISPVWGPRSEQPQEQVEPWQPERRHGSPLPPAHA; this comes from the coding sequence ATGGGTGAGGCCACCTACCGAGCCGCCACGACGCTGGGACGCGCCCTGGTGCGGGCGCTCGACGTCGACCTCCGCTTCGAGGGGCTCGACAACCTGCCCGCGTCGGGGCCGGCGGTCATCGCCTCGACGCACGTCTCCTACCTCGACATGTGGCCGCTGGGTCTGGCCGCCCGCGAGCGGGGTCGGTTCCCCCGTTTCCTGGCCCGCCACGACGTCTGGCAGCCGGTCGTGGGCCGTGCCATGACCGCGATGGGTCACGTCCCCGTCGACCGCGCCGCTCCGGCGGCGGCGCTCCTGCAGGCACGCCGGCTGCTGGAGGCGGGGGAGACGGTCGTGGTCTTCCCCGAGGCTGGGATCAGCTACTCCCACACCGTGCGCGACCTCATGCGGGGAACTGCTGCGTTGGCCCGCGACACCGGCGCGCCGGTGGTGCCGGCAGCGTTGTGGGGCGTCCAACGGATCTACTCGGTGGGGCGTCCTGAGGGGGGCGTCCTGGGCGGCAAGGAGCCCGGACCGGACCTGACCCGGGGACGCTGCATCGACGTCGTCCTGGGGTCTCCGATGCCAGCGGTGTCGCCCGAGGCGCAGCGCGAGGACCTGACTGCCTGGACGGTCGGGTTGGGGCACCGGCTCACCGGAATGCTGGAAGGTCTGCAGCTGCTGGAACGCCACCGGCCGGCGCCGGGTGAACACGCTCCGTGGTACCCGGCGCATCTGGGCGGGCACGCCCCCGACCGGGATGAGGCGCGAGCGTGGGACAACGTCCCGCGGCACGCGATCAGTCCGGTGTGGGGCCCTCGGAGTGAGCAGCCTCAGGAGCAGGTGGAACCGTGGCAGCCCGAGCGACGGCACGGGTCGCCACTGCCGCCCGCACACGCTTGA
- a CDS encoding geranylgeranyl reductase family protein, with the protein MVAQIPAQTDVLVVGAGPAGSAAATWAARHGLTTLLVDSAVFPRDKTCGDGLTPRAIHELNLLGETNWIREHHVTRGLRAHGFGQTLHLDWPEVKGGEIPTWGSAVPRTELDAHLRDSAAKAGAVSVDGVKAVDVIRDGDRVKAVVLERTTPDGKERVEVAVTWLVVADGVRSTVGKVLGREWHRDTVYGVAGRSYVSSTRADDPYISSHLELRDGEGTLLSGYGWIFPLGNGEVNLGAGALATLKRPADIAVKPLVQTYFEQCRDEYELTSAPRAVASALLPMGGAVSNVAGANWALIGDAAACVNPLNGEGIDYGLETGREIAQVLADATAATRLDVVWPATLAGLYGEAFSIARRLGGIATNPKVVAALGPLGMRSEFLMQLALRWMGNLVTDADRDAAAKIWRFLGRRSVGLDARPPFS; encoded by the coding sequence GTGGTTGCACAGATCCCTGCCCAGACCGACGTCCTCGTGGTCGGTGCCGGCCCTGCCGGTTCCGCTGCCGCGACCTGGGCGGCCCGCCACGGACTGACGACGCTGCTGGTCGACTCAGCCGTCTTCCCCCGCGACAAGACCTGCGGTGACGGGCTGACGCCCCGCGCGATCCACGAGCTCAACCTGCTCGGTGAGACCAACTGGATCCGGGAGCACCACGTCACCCGCGGTCTGCGGGCCCACGGGTTCGGTCAGACGTTGCACCTGGACTGGCCCGAGGTGAAGGGCGGCGAGATCCCCACCTGGGGCTCCGCGGTGCCGCGCACCGAACTCGACGCGCACCTGCGCGACTCCGCGGCCAAGGCCGGCGCCGTGTCCGTCGACGGCGTGAAGGCCGTCGACGTGATCCGTGACGGCGACCGGGTCAAGGCCGTCGTCCTGGAACGCACGACGCCGGACGGCAAGGAACGCGTCGAGGTGGCGGTGACGTGGCTCGTCGTCGCCGACGGAGTCCGCTCCACCGTGGGCAAGGTCCTGGGCCGTGAGTGGCACCGCGACACCGTCTACGGCGTCGCGGGTCGCTCCTACGTCTCCTCCACCCGCGCCGACGACCCCTACATCTCCTCCCACCTCGAACTCCGTGACGGCGAGGGCACGCTGCTCTCGGGCTACGGCTGGATCTTCCCGCTCGGCAACGGCGAGGTGAACCTCGGGGCCGGTGCCCTGGCCACGCTCAAGCGTCCTGCCGACATCGCGGTGAAGCCGCTCGTGCAGACCTACTTCGAGCAGTGCCGCGACGAGTACGAACTCACCTCCGCCCCGCGCGCCGTGGCCTCCGCGCTGCTGCCGATGGGTGGGGCGGTGAGCAATGTCGCCGGAGCCAACTGGGCGCTCATCGGTGACGCCGCGGCCTGCGTCAACCCGCTCAACGGCGAGGGCATCGACTACGGCCTGGAAACCGGGCGTGAGATCGCCCAGGTCCTCGCTGACGCCACCGCTGCGACGCGTCTCGACGTCGTGTGGCCCGCGACTCTGGCTGGGCTCTACGGTGAGGCGTTCTCGATCGCACGTCGTCTGGGCGGCATTGCCACCAACCCGAAGGTGGTCGCTGCGCTGGGCCCGCTCGGGATGCGTTCGGAGTTCCTGATGCAGCTCGCGCTGCGCTGGATGGGCAACCTCGTCACCGACGCCGACCGGGACGCGGCGGCAAAGATCTGGCGTTTCCTGGGACGTCGATCGGTGGGACTGGACGCACGCCCTCCGTTCTCCTGA